A part of Anabas testudineus chromosome 9, fAnaTes1.2, whole genome shotgun sequence genomic DNA contains:
- the iscu gene encoding iron-sulfur cluster assembly enzyme ISCU, mitochondrial — translation MAIFLRKSATSLLLFSRFLRPELNALCSYHKKVVDHYENPRNVGSLDKNSKNVGTGLVGAPACGDVMKLQIEVDENGKIVDAKFKTFGCGSAIASSSLATEWVKGKSVDEALKIKNTDIAKELCLPPVKLHCSMLAEDAIKAALSDYRVKQEDKTEEHVKASS, via the exons ATGGCGATCTTCCTACGAAAGTCAGCGACCTCGCTGTTGTTATTTAGCAGGTTTCTCAGACCGGAGCTGAACGCTCTGTGTTCATATCACAAAAAG GTGGTAGACCACTATGAAAACCCAAGAAATGTTGGCTCTCTGGACAAAAACTCCAAGAATGTGGGGACAGGATTAGTGGGTGCACCAGCCTGTGGCGATGTCATGAAACTTCAG ATCGAGGTGGATGAAAATGGGAAGATCGTGGATGCAAAGTTCAAGACATTTGGCTGTGGGTCAGCCATTGCCTCCAGTTCTCTAGCAACAGAGTGGGTGAAGGGGAAGTCG GTTGATGAGGCTCTGAAGATCAAGAACACAGATATTGCCAAAGAACTATGCCTTCCCCCAGTAAAGCTTCACTGCTCTA TGCTTGCAGAAGATGCCATAAAAGCAGCGCTGTCAGACTACAGAGTTAAACAAGAGGACAAGACAGAGGAACATGTCAAAGCCAGCAGCTAA